A part of Winslowiella toletana genomic DNA contains:
- the potC gene encoding spermidine/putrescine ABC transporter permease PotC translates to MIARWLRGGFMAVIYAWLYIPIGILIINSFNQSRFGINWQGFSTRWYSLLLNNDSLIEAAKHSLTMGVLSATFATLIGSLTAVALYRYRFRGKPFVGGMLFVVMMSPDIVMAISLLVLFMLLGISLGFWSLLFSHITFCLPFVVITVFSRLKGFDVRMLEAAKDLGASELTILRKIILPLALPAVAAGWLLSFTLSMDDVVVSSFVTGPSYEILPLKIYSMVKVGVSPEVNALATILMLLSLLMVAASQLLLRDKTRRVVAP, encoded by the coding sequence ATGATCGCGCGCTGGTTACGCGGCGGCTTTATGGCCGTTATTTACGCCTGGTTATATATCCCGATTGGCATTCTGATTATTAACTCGTTTAATCAATCCCGCTTCGGTATCAACTGGCAGGGTTTCAGCACCCGGTGGTATAGCCTGCTGCTGAATAACGACAGTCTGATTGAAGCGGCAAAACATTCGCTGACCATGGGCGTCCTCTCCGCCACGTTCGCCACGCTGATTGGCTCGCTGACGGCGGTGGCGCTCTATCGCTACCGTTTCCGCGGTAAGCCTTTTGTCGGCGGTATGCTGTTTGTGGTGATGATGTCACCGGATATTGTAATGGCGATCTCCCTGCTGGTGCTGTTTATGCTGCTGGGCATTTCCCTCGGCTTCTGGTCGCTGCTGTTTTCCCATATCACCTTCTGCCTGCCGTTTGTGGTGATCACCGTGTTCTCGCGGCTGAAAGGCTTTGATGTGCGGATGCTGGAAGCGGCGAAAGATCTGGGTGCCAGCGAACTGACAATTCTGCGTAAAATCATTCTGCCGCTGGCGCTGCCGGCGGTGGCGGCGGGCTGGTTGCTGAGCTTTACGCTGTCGATGGATGATGTGGTGGTTTCATCATTTGTCACCGGCCCCAGCTACGAGATTTTACCGCTGAAGATCTATTCAATGGTCAAAGTGGGCGTCTCGCCAGAGGTTAATGCGCTGGCCACCATTCTGATGCTGCTGTCACTGCTGATGGTTGCCGCCAGCCAGCTGTTGCTGCGTGATAAAACCCGTCGGGTGGTTGCGCCTTGA
- the lolE gene encoding lipoprotein-releasing ABC transporter permease subunit LolE, with protein MASSLSLLLGLRFSRGRRRGGMVSLISVISTVGIALGVAVLIVGLSAMNGFERELNNRILAVVPHGEIEPVNQPMTGWQAMLPRIEKVPGIAAAAPYINFTGLIESGAKLQAIQVKGVDPQLETRLSALPKFVQNNAWSSFTPGKQQVIIGSGVAKSLNLQQGDWLTIMIPNSDTGHKLLQPKRVRLQVSGILQLSGMLDHSLAMVPLADAQQYLNMDDNVTGIAIKVNDPFSANKLVRDAGQVTQSYVYIRSWVGTYGYMYRDIQMIRAIMYLAMVLVIGVACFNIVSTLVMAVKDKSSDIAVLRTLGAKDGLIRAIFVWYGLMAGLLGSVSGVVVGVLAALNLTPLIRGIETLLGHQFLSGDIYFIDFLPSELHWLDVISVLATAIVLSLVASWYPARRASRIDPARVLSGQ; from the coding sequence ATGGCATCTTCTTTATCCCTGTTACTGGGATTACGTTTCAGTCGCGGCCGTCGCCGTGGCGGTATGGTTTCGCTGATTTCGGTAATCTCTACCGTCGGTATCGCGCTCGGTGTGGCGGTGCTGATTGTCGGCCTGAGCGCAATGAACGGCTTCGAACGCGAGCTGAATAACCGCATTCTGGCAGTGGTGCCTCATGGCGAGATTGAGCCGGTCAATCAGCCAATGACCGGCTGGCAGGCGATGTTGCCACGTATTGAAAAGGTGCCAGGTATTGCCGCCGCCGCGCCCTATATTAACTTTACCGGCCTGATTGAAAGCGGCGCTAAACTGCAGGCGATTCAGGTGAAAGGGGTTGATCCGCAGCTGGAAACGCGGCTAAGCGCGCTGCCGAAATTTGTGCAGAACAACGCCTGGTCGAGTTTTACGCCGGGCAAGCAGCAGGTGATTATCGGCAGCGGCGTGGCGAAATCGCTCAATCTGCAGCAGGGCGACTGGCTGACGATTATGATCCCCAACAGCGACACCGGGCATAAACTGTTACAGCCAAAGCGCGTGCGCCTGCAGGTTAGCGGGATTCTGCAGCTTAGCGGCATGCTCGATCACAGTCTGGCGATGGTGCCGCTGGCCGATGCGCAGCAGTATCTGAATATGGATGATAATGTCACCGGCATTGCGATTAAAGTTAACGATCCCTTTAGCGCCAATAAGCTGGTTCGCGATGCCGGTCAGGTAACGCAATCCTATGTCTATATCCGCAGCTGGGTCGGCACTTACGGCTATATGTATCGCGATATTCAGATGATCCGCGCGATTATGTATCTGGCGATGGTGCTGGTGATCGGCGTGGCCTGTTTCAATATCGTTTCAACGTTAGTGATGGCGGTCAAAGACAAGAGCAGTGATATTGCCGTGCTGCGTACCCTCGGGGCGAAAGATGGGCTGATCCGCGCTATCTTTGTCTGGTACGGACTGATGGCGGGTCTGCTTGGCAGCGTTAGCGGCGTGGTGGTCGGTGTGCTGGCGGCGTTAAATCTGACGCCGCTAATTCGTGGCATTGAAACCCTGCTCGGTCATCAGTTTCTGTCCGGCGATATCTACTTTATTGACTTCCTGCCGTCAGAATTGCACTGGCTGGATGTGATTTCGGTGCTGGCGACGGCGATTGTCCTTAGCCTGGTAGCAAGCTGGTATCCGGCGCGGCGCGCCAGCCGTATCGATCCGGCACGCGTGCTTAGCGGGCAGTAA
- the mfd gene encoding transcription-repair coupling factor — MPEQTRYSLPVKAGDRSLLGQLTGAACAVECAEIIERHRGPVMLIAPDMQNALRLQDEIQQFTDQPVTSLADWETLPFDSFSPHQEIISSRLSTLYQLPTLQRGVLILPVNTLMQRVCPHSFLHGHALVMQKGQHLSRDTLRSQLEQAGYRSVDQVMAHGEYATRGALLDLYPMGSEQPYRIDFFDDEIDSLRLFDVDTQRTLEEVAAINLLPAHEFPTDKGAIELFRSQWREQFDVKREAEHIYQQVSKGTLPAGIEYWQPLFFDQPLPALFSYLPDNTLVVNTGDLESSADRFWLDVTSRYENRRVDPMRPLLAPEKLWLRTDELFSELKKWPRVQLSSERLADKAASTNLNYQPLPDLAVQAQAKAPLDNLRRFLESFNGAVIFSVESEGRRETLQELLARIKVLPKTISRLDQASEPGHYLIVGASERGFIDGLRQRALICESDLLGERVTRRRQDSRRTINPDVLIRNLAELHPGQPVVHLEHGVGRYIGLTTLETGGITAEYLMLAYANDAKLYVPVSSLHLISRYAGGADENAPLHKLGSDAWSRARQKAAEKVRDVAAELLDIYAQRAAKTGFAFKHNREQYQLFCESFPFDTTPDQAQAINAVLSDMCQPLAMDRLVCGDVGFGKTEVAMRAAFLAVENHKQVAVLVPTTLLAQQHFDNFRDRFANWPVRIEMLSRFRTAKEQAQILEQAAEGKIDILIGTHKLLQTEIKWRDLGLLIVDEEHRFGVRHKERIKAMRADVDILTLTATPIPRTLNMAMSGMRDLSIIATPPARRLAVKTFVRQYDDLVVREAILREVLRGGQVYYLYNDVENIEKAAQRLAELVPEARVAIGHGQMRERELERVMNDFHHQRFNVLVCTTIIETGIDIATANTIIIERADHFGLAQLHQLRGRVGRSHHQAYAWLLTPHPKAMTTDAHKRLEAIASLEDLGAGFALATHDLEIRGAGELLGEDQSGQMETIGFSLYMELLENAVEALKEGREPSLEDLTSNQTDIELRMPALLPDDFIPDVNTRLSFYKRIASAQSEGELDELKVELIDRFGLLPDAARNLLDIAALRLVAQKLGVRRIDGSEKGGFIEFAEKNRVDPGWLIGLLQKEPQHWRLDGPTRLKFIRDLGDRKVRMKWVRDFMGQLLENAA, encoded by the coding sequence ATGCCAGAACAGACTCGTTATTCCCTGCCTGTGAAAGCCGGCGATCGCTCCCTGCTTGGGCAGCTGACCGGTGCGGCTTGTGCCGTTGAGTGCGCTGAAATCATTGAACGTCATCGCGGGCCGGTGATGTTAATTGCACCTGATATGCAAAATGCCCTGCGCTTGCAGGATGAGATCCAGCAGTTTACCGACCAGCCGGTCACCAGCCTTGCCGACTGGGAAACGCTGCCGTTTGACAGCTTTTCACCGCACCAGGAAATTATCTCCTCGCGCCTGTCGACCCTGTATCAGCTGCCGACACTGCAACGCGGCGTACTGATCCTGCCGGTTAACACCCTGATGCAGCGCGTCTGCCCGCACAGCTTTTTGCACGGTCACGCGCTGGTGATGCAGAAAGGTCAGCATCTGTCGCGCGATACCCTACGCAGTCAGCTGGAACAGGCCGGTTATCGCAGTGTCGACCAGGTGATGGCCCACGGCGAATACGCCACCCGCGGCGCCCTGCTCGATCTCTACCCGATGGGCAGCGAACAGCCGTACCGTATCGATTTCTTTGATGATGAAATCGACAGCCTGCGCCTGTTTGATGTCGATACTCAGCGTACGCTGGAGGAAGTGGCGGCGATCAATTTACTGCCCGCCCACGAATTCCCTACCGATAAAGGCGCCATCGAACTGTTTCGCAGCCAGTGGCGCGAACAGTTCGACGTCAAACGTGAAGCCGAGCATATTTATCAGCAGGTCAGCAAAGGTACGCTGCCTGCCGGCATCGAATACTGGCAGCCGCTGTTTTTCGATCAGCCGCTCCCGGCGCTGTTCAGCTATCTGCCGGATAATACACTGGTGGTGAATACCGGCGATCTGGAAAGCAGCGCCGACCGCTTCTGGCTGGATGTCACTTCGCGCTATGAAAACCGCCGGGTCGATCCGATGCGCCCACTACTGGCACCGGAAAAACTGTGGCTGCGTACCGACGAGCTGTTTAGCGAGCTGAAAAAGTGGCCACGCGTGCAGCTCAGCAGCGAACGACTGGCGGATAAAGCCGCCAGTACCAATCTCAACTATCAGCCACTGCCGGACCTGGCGGTACAGGCGCAGGCCAAAGCGCCGCTGGATAATCTGCGCCGCTTTCTCGAAAGCTTTAACGGTGCAGTCATCTTCTCCGTGGAGAGTGAAGGCCGCCGTGAAACCCTGCAGGAGCTGCTGGCGCGCATCAAAGTGCTGCCAAAAACCATTTCGCGCCTCGATCAGGCCAGCGAACCCGGCCATTATCTGATTGTCGGCGCCAGCGAACGCGGTTTTATTGATGGCCTGCGCCAGCGCGCGCTGATTTGCGAAAGCGATTTGCTTGGTGAGCGCGTGACCCGCCGCCGTCAGGACAGCCGCCGCACCATTAATCCGGACGTACTGATCCGCAACCTTGCCGAGCTGCATCCCGGACAACCGGTGGTGCATCTGGAGCACGGCGTCGGTCGCTATATTGGCCTGACCACGCTGGAAACCGGTGGCATCACCGCTGAATATCTGATGCTGGCCTATGCCAACGACGCAAAACTCTATGTTCCGGTCTCTTCCCTGCATCTGATTAGCCGCTATGCCGGTGGCGCCGACGAAAATGCGCCGCTGCATAAACTGGGCAGTGACGCCTGGTCACGCGCGCGGCAGAAAGCCGCGGAGAAAGTGCGCGATGTCGCGGCTGAGCTGCTGGATATCTACGCTCAGCGTGCCGCCAAAACCGGTTTTGCCTTTAAACATAACCGCGAACAGTATCAGCTGTTCTGTGAAAGCTTCCCGTTTGATACCACGCCAGACCAGGCGCAGGCGATTAATGCGGTACTCAGTGATATGTGCCAGCCGCTGGCAATGGATCGCCTGGTATGCGGTGATGTCGGCTTTGGTAAAACCGAAGTGGCGATGCGCGCCGCCTTCCTTGCGGTCGAGAACCATAAGCAGGTCGCGGTGCTGGTGCCGACCACCCTGCTGGCGCAGCAGCACTTTGATAACTTCCGTGACCGCTTTGCCAACTGGCCGGTGCGGATTGAAATGCTGTCCCGCTTCCGCACCGCGAAAGAACAGGCGCAGATCCTTGAGCAGGCCGCCGAAGGCAAGATTGATATTCTGATTGGTACCCATAAGCTGCTGCAGACCGAAATTAAATGGCGCGATTTGGGGCTGCTGATTGTCGATGAAGAGCACCGCTTTGGGGTGCGCCATAAAGAGCGCATCAAGGCGATGCGCGCCGATGTCGATATTCTGACGCTGACCGCGACGCCAATCCCGCGTACGCTGAATATGGCGATGAGCGGTATGCGCGATCTGTCGATTATTGCCACGCCTCCGGCGCGTCGCCTGGCGGTAAAAACCTTTGTGCGTCAGTATGACGACCTGGTGGTGCGCGAAGCGATTCTGCGTGAGGTACTGCGTGGTGGTCAGGTTTACTACCTGTATAACGATGTGGAAAATATCGAAAAAGCCGCGCAGCGCCTGGCGGAACTGGTTCCGGAAGCCCGCGTCGCCATCGGCCATGGCCAGATGCGCGAGCGCGAGCTGGAACGGGTGATGAATGATTTCCACCATCAGCGTTTTAATGTGCTGGTCTGTACCACCATCATTGAAACCGGTATCGATATTGCCACCGCCAATACGATTATTATTGAACGTGCTGACCACTTTGGTCTGGCGCAGCTGCACCAGCTACGTGGCCGGGTTGGTCGTTCGCATCATCAGGCTTATGCCTGGCTGCTGACGCCGCATCCAAAAGCGATGACCACCGATGCGCATAAACGTCTGGAAGCGATAGCCTCGCTGGAAGATCTCGGCGCAGGTTTTGCGCTGGCAACTCACGATCTGGAAATTCGTGGCGCCGGTGAACTGCTGGGCGAAGATCAGAGCGGACAGATGGAAACCATCGGTTTCTCACTGTATATGGAACTGCTGGAAAATGCCGTCGAGGCGCTGAAAGAGGGTCGCGAACCGTCGCTGGAGGATCTGACCAGCAATCAGACCGATATTGAATTGCGTATGCCTGCGCTGCTGCCGGATGACTTTATTCCTGACGTGAATACCCGCCTGTCGTTCTACAAGCGCATCGCCAGTGCGCAGAGTGAAGGCGAGCTGGATGAGTTAAAAGTTGAGCTGATTGATCGCTTTGGTTTGCTGCCGGATGCGGCTCGCAATCTGCTGGATATTGCCGCGCTGCGTCTGGTGGCGCAGAAACTGGGCGTACGTCGCATCGATGGCAGTGAAAAAGGCGGATTTATCGAGTTCGCCGAAAAAAACCGCGTCGATCCCGGCTGGCTGATTGGCCTGCTGCAAAAAGAGCCACAGCACTGGCGTCTGGATGGGCCAACACGTCTGAAGTTTATTCGCGATTTGGGCGACCGTAAGGTACGTATGAAGTGGGTACGCGACTTTATGGGTCAGCTGCTGGAGAATGCGGCCTGA
- the nagK gene encoding N-acetylglucosamine kinase: MYYGLDMGGSKIALGVYDAQRRQVWSTRVPTPRDDYPQLLAVLEQLVREADKRSGGQGSVGIGVPGLPVPDDGTLFTANVPAARGKTLGADLSQRLQREVRIDNDANCFALSEAWDDEFQVYPVVFGLILGTGVGGGLIVEGKPVTGRNFITGEFGHLRLPVDALEVLGRDIPLQQCGCGKRGCIESYLSGTGFAWLWQQQYQQTLSAPDIITRYYQGDRQALAHTERYRELLAVCLGNLLTLIDPHLVVLGGGLSNFDALYEGLEQRVAKYLLPVARTPRFAKARHGDAGGMRGAAFLHLR, translated from the coding sequence ATGTACTATGGCCTCGATATGGGCGGCAGCAAAATCGCCCTCGGTGTGTACGACGCGCAGCGGCGGCAGGTATGGAGCACGCGCGTGCCAACCCCGCGTGATGATTATCCGCAACTGCTGGCGGTACTGGAGCAGCTGGTGCGCGAGGCCGATAAACGTAGCGGCGGGCAGGGCAGTGTCGGTATTGGTGTACCGGGGTTGCCGGTGCCGGATGATGGCACGCTGTTTACCGCTAATGTGCCCGCCGCGCGCGGTAAAACGCTGGGCGCCGACCTGTCGCAGCGTCTGCAGCGTGAAGTGCGTATCGATAACGACGCCAACTGTTTTGCCCTCTCCGAAGCCTGGGACGATGAATTCCAGGTTTATCCGGTGGTGTTTGGCCTGATCCTCGGCACCGGCGTCGGCGGCGGCTTAATTGTCGAGGGCAAACCGGTCACCGGACGCAATTTTATCACCGGCGAATTTGGTCATCTGCGTCTGCCGGTCGATGCCCTTGAAGTGCTGGGGCGTGATATCCCGTTGCAACAGTGTGGCTGCGGCAAGCGCGGCTGTATTGAATCTTATCTCTCCGGAACCGGCTTTGCCTGGCTCTGGCAGCAGCAGTATCAGCAGACTCTCAGTGCGCCTGATATCATCACCCGTTATTATCAGGGTGATCGGCAGGCGCTGGCCCACACCGAGCGTTATCGCGAGCTGTTAGCGGTTTGCCTTGGCAATCTGCTGACGCTGATCGATCCGCATCTGGTGGTGCTGGGTGGAGGACTTTCTAATTTTGATGCACTCTATGAAGGGCTGGAACAGCGTGTGGCGAAGTACCTGTTACCGGTTGCCAGAACGCCTCGTTTCGCCAAAGCCCGTCATGGAGATGCCGGAGGAATGCGCGGCGCCGCTTTCCTCCACCTCAGGTAA
- the lolD gene encoding lipoprotein-releasing ABC transporter ATP-binding protein LolD, protein MSNSILLQCNDLCKRYQEGSVQTDVLRNVSFSIEPGEMMAIVGSSGSGKSTLMHLLGGLDSPTSGEVVFNGKSLNSLSSSAKAELRNRELGFIYQFHHLLPDFTALENVAMPLLIGKVHKTEAQEKARAMLAAVGLEKRATHRPSELSGGERQRVAIARALVNNPRLVLADEPTGNLDARNADAIFDLLGELNVRQGTAFLVVTHDMHLAKRLKRQMEMRDGQLSGELTLAGAL, encoded by the coding sequence ATGAGTAATTCGATCCTGTTGCAGTGTAATGATCTGTGCAAACGCTATCAGGAAGGCAGCGTGCAGACAGATGTATTGCGCAATGTCTCTTTCAGCATTGAGCCGGGTGAAATGATGGCGATTGTCGGCAGCTCCGGCTCCGGCAAAAGTACCCTGATGCATCTGCTGGGCGGACTGGATTCACCGACCTCCGGTGAGGTGGTGTTTAACGGCAAGTCGCTGAACAGTTTATCTTCATCGGCGAAAGCCGAACTGCGTAATCGCGAGCTGGGCTTTATCTATCAGTTCCACCATCTGCTGCCGGACTTCACCGCGCTGGAAAATGTGGCGATGCCGCTGCTGATTGGCAAAGTGCATAAAACCGAAGCGCAGGAAAAAGCGCGCGCCATGTTAGCGGCGGTCGGGCTGGAGAAGCGTGCGACCCATCGTCCCTCTGAGCTTTCCGGCGGTGAGCGTCAGCGCGTGGCGATCGCCCGTGCGCTGGTTAATAATCCGCGGCTGGTGCTGGCGGATGAACCGACCGGTAACCTTGATGCACGCAACGCTGACGCCATTTTTGATCTGCTGGGTGAACTCAATGTGCGCCAGGGCACCGCGTTTCTGGTGGTGACCCATGATATGCATCTGGCAAAACGCCTGAAGCGCCAGATGGAGATGCGTGATGGTCAGCTGAGTGGTGAACTGACGCTGGCAGGAGCGCTGTAA
- the cobB gene encoding Sir2 family NAD+-dependent deacetylase, translating to MRTPRRRLRLARYKKTKRQIHQRFRQRIFERDRTAELLAHPLPRVVILTGAGISAESGIRTFRADDGLWEEHRVEDIATPEGFARDPERVQAFYNARRRQLQQSEIQPNAAHQALAELEAALGDNFLLVTQNIDNLHERAGSERVIHMHGELLKVRCPGSGQIFEWLEDVNPGDRCHCCQFPNRLRPHVVWFGEMPLEMEEIYQAIEKANYFIAIGTSGHVYPAAGFVHEARLQGAHTVELNLEPSQVGSEFEEKKYGLASEVVPLYVRTFLLGLYK from the coding sequence ATGCGCACACCCCGTCGCCGACTGCGACTCGCACGCTACAAGAAGACTAAGCGCCAGATCCATCAACGTTTTCGCCAGCGCATTTTTGAGCGCGATCGCACTGCGGAACTGCTGGCCCATCCGCTGCCACGTGTGGTGATCCTGACCGGTGCGGGTATTTCCGCTGAATCCGGGATTCGCACTTTCCGCGCCGATGATGGTTTGTGGGAAGAGCATCGGGTGGAAGATATCGCCACGCCGGAAGGCTTTGCGCGCGATCCGGAGAGGGTGCAGGCATTTTACAATGCACGTCGCCGCCAGCTGCAACAGTCGGAAATCCAGCCCAATGCCGCCCATCAGGCGCTGGCGGAACTGGAAGCGGCGCTGGGCGATAACTTTCTGCTGGTGACGCAGAATATCGATAACCTGCATGAACGCGCCGGTAGCGAACGGGTGATTCATATGCACGGCGAGCTGCTGAAAGTGCGCTGCCCGGGCAGCGGGCAGATTTTTGAGTGGCTTGAAGATGTTAATCCTGGCGATCGCTGCCACTGCTGTCAGTTCCCCAACCGGTTACGCCCGCATGTGGTGTGGTTTGGCGAGATGCCGCTGGAGATGGAAGAGATCTATCAGGCGATTGAAAAGGCGAACTACTTTATTGCCATTGGCACCTCAGGCCATGTCTATCCGGCGGCCGGCTTCGTCCATGAAGCTCGCTTACAGGGTGCGCATACCGTTGAGCTGAATCTGGAGCCAAGCCAGGTGGGTAGTGAGTTTGAAGAGAAAAAATACGGTTTAGCCAGCGAAGTGGTGCCGCTGTATGTGCGGACGTTTTTACTGGGGCTGTATAAATAA
- the potD gene encoding spermidine/putrescine ABC transporter substrate-binding protein PotD, with product MKRWSHWLMAGALALGLQSAQADDSKTLYFYNWTEYVPPGLLEQFTKETGIKVIYSTYESNESMYAKLKTYKDGAYDLVVPSTYFVAKMRNEGMIQKIDKSKLSNFHNLDPLLLNKSFDPNNDYSIPYIWGATAIGLNSDVIDPKSVTRWADLWKPEYKQSLLLTDDAREVFQIALRKLGYSGNSKDPEQIEAAYTELKKLMPNVLTFNSDNPGNPYMEGEVNLGMVWNGSAYVARQAGTPLQIIWPEEGGIFWMDSLSIPANAKNVDGALKLINFLLRPDVAAQVAETIGYPTPNLAAKKLLPKEVSGDPSLYPGDEVIKKGEWQDDVGDASIQYETLFQKLKAGR from the coding sequence ATGAAAAGATGGTCACACTGGCTGATGGCCGGGGCGCTGGCGTTAGGTTTACAGAGCGCACAGGCGGACGACAGTAAAACTCTCTATTTCTACAACTGGACGGAATATGTGCCGCCCGGACTGCTGGAGCAGTTTACCAAAGAGACCGGTATCAAGGTGATCTACTCCACCTATGAATCCAACGAAAGTATGTACGCCAAGCTGAAGACCTATAAAGACGGCGCCTACGATCTGGTGGTGCCGTCAACCTACTTTGTGGCCAAAATGCGCAACGAAGGCATGATCCAGAAGATTGATAAAAGTAAGCTTAGCAACTTCCATAACCTCGATCCGCTGCTGCTGAATAAGTCTTTTGATCCCAATAACGACTATTCAATCCCCTATATCTGGGGCGCCACGGCTATCGGCCTGAACAGCGATGTGATTGATCCCAAAAGCGTTACCCGCTGGGCCGACCTGTGGAAACCGGAATATAAACAGAGCCTGCTGCTGACCGATGATGCGCGTGAAGTGTTCCAGATCGCGCTGCGTAAGCTGGGCTACTCGGGCAACAGTAAAGACCCTGAGCAGATTGAAGCCGCTTATACCGAGCTGAAAAAACTGATGCCGAATGTGCTGACTTTTAACTCGGACAACCCGGGTAATCCTTATATGGAAGGTGAAGTGAATCTCGGCATGGTATGGAATGGGTCGGCTTATGTCGCCCGGCAGGCAGGCACGCCATTGCAAATCATCTGGCCGGAAGAAGGCGGTATTTTCTGGATGGACAGCCTGTCGATCCCGGCGAATGCGAAAAACGTCGACGGCGCGCTGAAGCTGATTAACTTCCTGCTGCGCCCGGATGTGGCGGCTCAGGTCGCAGAAACCATCGGTTATCCGACGCCAAACCTGGCGGCGAAGAAGCTGCTGCCAAAAGAGGTTTCCGGCGATCCGTCACTCTATCCCGGCGATGAGGTGATTAAAAAAGGCGAATGGCAGGATGATGTCGGCGACGCCAGCATTCAGTACGAGACGCTGTTCCAGAAGTTAAAAGCAGGACGCTAA
- the lolC gene encoding lipoprotein-releasing ABC transporter permease subunit LolC, with translation MYQPVALFIGLRYMRGRASDRFGRFVSWLSTIGITLGVLALVTVLSVMNGFERELENNILGLMPQALVTSDKGSINPQQISADSLQLQGVSRVAPLTTGDVVLQSARSVAVGVMLGVEPQEQDPLSPYLVNVKQSDLQSGKYNVILGEQLAGQLGVKRGDSLRLMVPSASQFTPMGRVPSQRLFNVIGTFAANSEVDGYQILVNQQDASRLMRYPAGNITGWRLWLNEPLSVDTLSQQTLPQGMVWKDWRERKGELFQAVRMEKNMMGLLLSLIVAVAAFNIITSLGLLIMEKQGEVAILQTQGLTRRQVMLVFMVQGASAGIIGALLGALLGVLLASQLNNLMPVIGLFLDGAALPVAISPWQVVAIAVTAMAVALLSTLYPSWRAAAVQPAEALRYE, from the coding sequence ATGTATCAACCTGTTGCCCTATTTATTGGTCTGCGCTACATGCGCGGACGCGCCTCAGACCGCTTTGGCCGGTTTGTCTCCTGGCTCTCCACTATCGGCATTACGCTGGGGGTGCTGGCGCTGGTTACCGTACTGTCGGTAATGAACGGTTTTGAGCGCGAGCTGGAAAACAATATTCTTGGTCTGATGCCGCAAGCGCTGGTCACCAGCGACAAAGGATCGATTAATCCGCAGCAGATTAGCGCCGACAGCCTGCAATTGCAGGGCGTGAGCCGCGTTGCGCCGCTGACCACCGGCGATGTGGTGCTGCAGAGCGCGCGCAGCGTGGCGGTCGGGGTAATGCTCGGCGTGGAGCCACAAGAGCAGGATCCGCTGTCACCGTATCTGGTTAACGTGAAGCAGTCCGATCTGCAAAGCGGGAAATATAACGTTATCCTCGGCGAGCAGCTGGCCGGACAGCTGGGGGTTAAGCGCGGTGACTCCCTGCGCCTGATGGTGCCTTCCGCCAGCCAGTTTACCCCGATGGGACGCGTGCCGAGTCAGCGCCTGTTTAATGTTATCGGTACTTTTGCTGCTAACAGCGAAGTCGATGGCTACCAGATTCTGGTTAACCAGCAGGATGCGTCACGCCTGATGCGCTATCCGGCAGGCAATATCACCGGCTGGCGCTTGTGGCTGAATGAGCCGCTGAGCGTTGACACTCTGAGCCAGCAAACGCTGCCGCAAGGGATGGTGTGGAAAGACTGGCGCGAACGCAAAGGCGAACTTTTCCAGGCAGTACGTATGGAAAAAAATATGATGGGCCTGCTGCTGAGTCTGATTGTGGCGGTCGCGGCATTTAATATTATCACCTCACTTGGCCTGCTGATTATGGAGAAGCAGGGTGAAGTGGCGATTCTGCAAACCCAGGGCCTGACGCGACGCCAGGTAATGCTGGTGTTTATGGTGCAGGGCGCCAGCGCGGGCATTATCGGTGCGCTGCTCGGCGCCTTACTCGGCGTGCTGCTGGCCAGCCAGCTCAATAATCTGATGCCAGTGATTGGCCTGTTCCTTGATGGCGCTGCACTGCCGGTGGCGATTTCGCCGTGGCAGGTGGTGGCAATTGCCGTTACCGCGATGGCGGTGGCGCTGCTGTCGACGCTTTATCCTTCCTGGCGCGCTGCCGCCGTACAACCCGCTGAGGCTTTACGCTATGAGTAA